From a single Solenopsis invicta isolate M01_SB chromosome 4, UNIL_Sinv_3.0, whole genome shotgun sequence genomic region:
- the LOC105195713 gene encoding uncharacterized protein LOC105195713 isoform X2, translated as MGEKTEHIVMTPKCKTANSTTLIIERQALEPPTENGNENNVHIAGGDHKGIVINKQAVAVTNGEGQPAQLCLQFRVFLVSAQTGKHTQEQRTLQFWFVDALAGAEQPSVAQEFFRELVTPQEFPRDYVGFIKKIMKLMQHKYPSIKKLEVELRQLEEPITLPSRPLSTDETIMGQVIELTVEKVLELIESAYPNPVTVVDMAREHGWEPSAVEAKLNELQEKGLVKAMDHGAYTRVVHEDTHIQVVKQMPTVAKQPTIAIITAQYCEKLAVDSLIENKETFVRYTTVGTASSPDTIDGVPRVICRFGESNVYTLGNIGTHRIVCTKLPTVGHTREAMTAAGNTTTRLLGTFQKVDFVFLVGVGGGVPHYTDYNKHVRLGDIVISHPTPLNKKYAYIYCESAKMNENGSYHFETKEYCPPNLGLQEIAANLKKQAENEAFPPWQTYMKEGLQNLVNQSEHDFNAPPPESDKLYMAIGERDVIEVSHPIAPQDSINKRIDGSSRIHLAPVASGRQVARDDQLRQKFATRFGALAFDAEMDAVVESILGNCRENFVVIRGIADYKDGTRIKEWQPYAALAAASVMKAIICAMDPPTND; from the exons ATGGGCGAGAAGACTG AGCACATCGTAATGACGCCCAAGTGCAAGACTGCGAACTCTACGACGCTGATAATCGAAAGGCAGGCTCTGGAGCCCCCAACGGAGAACGGGAACGAGAACAACGTTCACATCGCCGGCGGGGATCACAAAGGAATCGTTATCAACAAGCAGGCTGTAGCCG TAACAAACGGCGAGGGTCAGCCTGCCCAACTGTGCCTGCAATTCAGAGTGTTCCTGGTAAGTGCGCAAACAGGAAAGCACACACAGGAACAAAGGACCCTTCAGTTTTGGTTTGTTGATGCACTTGCTGGGGCAGAACAGCCGAGTGTTGCGCAAGAATTTTTTAGAGAGCTGGTTACACCACAGGAGTTTCCTAGAG ATTATGTgggatttattaaaaagataatgaaaTTGATGCAACATAAATATCCCAGTATTAAAAAGCTGGAGGTAGAATTGAGACAACTGGAAGAGCCAATTACTCTTCCAAGCAGGCCtt tatCTACAGACGAAACCATTATGGGTCAAGTGATTGAGTTAACAGTAGAAAAAGTTTTGGAACTTATTGAGTCTGCCTATCCGAATCCAGTTACTGTAGTTGATATGGCGAG ggAACATGGATGGGAGCCATCAGCTGTGGAGGCTAAATTAAATGAGCTTCAAGAGAAGGGACTTGTTAAAGCAATGGATCATGGAGCTTACACACGTGTTGTCCATGAAGATACTCATATTCAA gtGGTGAAGCAGATGCCAACGGTGGCGAAACAACCCACTATAGCTATTATAACAGCTCAATACTGTGAAAAACTTGCTGTGGATTCATTGATTGAGAATAAGGAAACCTTTGTCCGCTACACCACTGTTG GTACCGCAAGCTCACCAGACACGATAGACGGGGTTCCGCGAGTGATATGCCGTTTTG GAGAATCAAATGTATATACTTTGGGCAATATCGGTACACATAGGATTGTGTGCACTAAATTGCCAACTGTGGGACACACCAGGGAAGCAATGACCGCAGCTGGCAACACTACCACTAGATTGTTAG GTACATTCCAAAAAGTGGATTTCGTCTTTCTTGTCGGAGTTGGTGGTGGTGTCCCTCATTATACAGATTATAATAAACACGTGCGGCTGGGTGATATAGTGATATCGCATCCGACGCCGCTCAATAAGAAATATGCGTATATTTATTGTGAAAGTGCTAAGATGAACGAAAATGGGAGCTATCATTTTGAAACCAAAGAATATTGTCCTCCAAATCTTGGTCTTCAAGAAATTGCAGCCAATCTCAAGAAACAA GCTGAAAACGAAGCATTTCCGCCATGGCAAACGTATATGAAAGAAGGTCTGCAAAATCTGGTCAATCAATCGGAACACGATTTTAACGCACCACCACCAGAATCTGACAAGCTGTACATGGCGATTGGAGAAAGGGATGTCATCGAAGTATCTCATCCAATCGCACCTCAagattctataaataaaag AATTGATGGATCCTCGCGAATTCATTTAGCGCCTGTAGCATCCGGTCGACAAGTTGCACGAGATGATCAACTTAGGCAAAAGTTTGCCACCCGATTCGGCGCGCTTGCATTTGACGCCGAAATGGATGCAGTCGTAGAGAGCATTTTGGGTAATTGTCGCGAGAATTTCGTTGTAATCCGCGGGATTGCCGATTACAAAGATGGTACTCGAATTAAAGAATGGCAGCCTTATGCAGCGTTGGCGGCAGCCAGTGTAATGAAAGCTATAATCTGTGCTATGGATCCACCTACTAATGACTAA
- the LOC105195713 gene encoding uncharacterized protein LOC105195713 isoform X4 has translation MGEKTEHIVMTPKCKTANSTTLIIERQALEPPTENGNENNVHIAGGDHKGIVINKQAVAVTNGEGQPAQLCLQFRVFLVSAQTGKHTQEQRTLQFWFVDALAGAEQPSVAQEFFRELVTPQEFPRDYVGFIKKIMKLMQHKYPSIKKLEVELRQLEEPITLPSRPLSTDETIMGQVIELTVEKVLELIESAYPNPVTVVDMAREHGWEPSAVEAKLNELQEKGLVKAMDHGAYTRVVHEDTHIQVVKQMPTVAKQPTIAIITAQYCEKLAVDSLIENKETFVRYTTVGESNVYTLGNIGTHRIVCTKLPTVGHTREAMTAAGNTTTRLLGTFQKVDFVFLVGVGGGVPHYTDYNKHVRLGDIVISHPTPLNKKYAYIYCESAKMNENGSYHFETKEYCPPNLGLQEIAANLKKQAENEAFPPWQTYMKEGLQNLVNQSEHDFNAPPPESDKLYMAIGERDVIEVSHPIAPQDSINKRIDGSSRIHLAPVASGRQVARDDQLRQKFATRFGALAFDAEMDAVVESILGNCRENFVVIRGIADYKDGTRIKEWQPYAALAAASVMKAIICAMDPPTND, from the exons ATGGGCGAGAAGACTG AGCACATCGTAATGACGCCCAAGTGCAAGACTGCGAACTCTACGACGCTGATAATCGAAAGGCAGGCTCTGGAGCCCCCAACGGAGAACGGGAACGAGAACAACGTTCACATCGCCGGCGGGGATCACAAAGGAATCGTTATCAACAAGCAGGCTGTAGCCG TAACAAACGGCGAGGGTCAGCCTGCCCAACTGTGCCTGCAATTCAGAGTGTTCCTGGTAAGTGCGCAAACAGGAAAGCACACACAGGAACAAAGGACCCTTCAGTTTTGGTTTGTTGATGCACTTGCTGGGGCAGAACAGCCGAGTGTTGCGCAAGAATTTTTTAGAGAGCTGGTTACACCACAGGAGTTTCCTAGAG ATTATGTgggatttattaaaaagataatgaaaTTGATGCAACATAAATATCCCAGTATTAAAAAGCTGGAGGTAGAATTGAGACAACTGGAAGAGCCAATTACTCTTCCAAGCAGGCCtt tatCTACAGACGAAACCATTATGGGTCAAGTGATTGAGTTAACAGTAGAAAAAGTTTTGGAACTTATTGAGTCTGCCTATCCGAATCCAGTTACTGTAGTTGATATGGCGAG ggAACATGGATGGGAGCCATCAGCTGTGGAGGCTAAATTAAATGAGCTTCAAGAGAAGGGACTTGTTAAAGCAATGGATCATGGAGCTTACACACGTGTTGTCCATGAAGATACTCATATTCAA gtGGTGAAGCAGATGCCAACGGTGGCGAAACAACCCACTATAGCTATTATAACAGCTCAATACTGTGAAAAACTTGCTGTGGATTCATTGATTGAGAATAAGGAAACCTTTGTCCGCTACACCACTGTTG GAGAATCAAATGTATATACTTTGGGCAATATCGGTACACATAGGATTGTGTGCACTAAATTGCCAACTGTGGGACACACCAGGGAAGCAATGACCGCAGCTGGCAACACTACCACTAGATTGTTAG GTACATTCCAAAAAGTGGATTTCGTCTTTCTTGTCGGAGTTGGTGGTGGTGTCCCTCATTATACAGATTATAATAAACACGTGCGGCTGGGTGATATAGTGATATCGCATCCGACGCCGCTCAATAAGAAATATGCGTATATTTATTGTGAAAGTGCTAAGATGAACGAAAATGGGAGCTATCATTTTGAAACCAAAGAATATTGTCCTCCAAATCTTGGTCTTCAAGAAATTGCAGCCAATCTCAAGAAACAA GCTGAAAACGAAGCATTTCCGCCATGGCAAACGTATATGAAAGAAGGTCTGCAAAATCTGGTCAATCAATCGGAACACGATTTTAACGCACCACCACCAGAATCTGACAAGCTGTACATGGCGATTGGAGAAAGGGATGTCATCGAAGTATCTCATCCAATCGCACCTCAagattctataaataaaag AATTGATGGATCCTCGCGAATTCATTTAGCGCCTGTAGCATCCGGTCGACAAGTTGCACGAGATGATCAACTTAGGCAAAAGTTTGCCACCCGATTCGGCGCGCTTGCATTTGACGCCGAAATGGATGCAGTCGTAGAGAGCATTTTGGGTAATTGTCGCGAGAATTTCGTTGTAATCCGCGGGATTGCCGATTACAAAGATGGTACTCGAATTAAAGAATGGCAGCCTTATGCAGCGTTGGCGGCAGCCAGTGTAATGAAAGCTATAATCTGTGCTATGGATCCACCTACTAATGACTAA
- the LOC105195713 gene encoding uncharacterized protein LOC105195713 isoform X3 — MGEKTEHIVMTPKCKTANSTTLIIERQALEPPTENGNENNVHIAGGDHKGIVINKQAVAVTNGEGQPAQLCLQFRVFLVSAQTGKHTQEQRTLQFWFVDALAGAEQPSVAQEFFRELVTPQEFPRDYVGFIKKIMKLMQHKYPSIKKLEVELRQLEEPITLPSRPSTGHLLFTLPPSEKVMWRSVSTDETIMGQVIELTVEKVLELIESAYPNPVTVVDMAREHGWEPSAVEAKLNELQEKGLVKAMDHGAYTRVVHEDTHIQVVKQMPTVAKQPTIAIITAQYCEKLAVDSLIENKETFVRYTTVGESNVYTLGNIGTHRIVCTKLPTVGHTREAMTAAGNTTTRLLGTFQKVDFVFLVGVGGGVPHYTDYNKHVRLGDIVISHPTPLNKKYAYIYCESAKMNENGSYHFETKEYCPPNLGLQEIAANLKKQAENEAFPPWQTYMKEGLQNLVNQSEHDFNAPPPESDKLYMAIGERDVIEVSHPIAPQDSINKRIDGSSRIHLAPVASGRQVARDDQLRQKFATRFGALAFDAEMDAVVESILGNCRENFVVIRGIADYKDGTRIKEWQPYAALAAASVMKAIICAMDPPTND, encoded by the exons ATGGGCGAGAAGACTG AGCACATCGTAATGACGCCCAAGTGCAAGACTGCGAACTCTACGACGCTGATAATCGAAAGGCAGGCTCTGGAGCCCCCAACGGAGAACGGGAACGAGAACAACGTTCACATCGCCGGCGGGGATCACAAAGGAATCGTTATCAACAAGCAGGCTGTAGCCG TAACAAACGGCGAGGGTCAGCCTGCCCAACTGTGCCTGCAATTCAGAGTGTTCCTGGTAAGTGCGCAAACAGGAAAGCACACACAGGAACAAAGGACCCTTCAGTTTTGGTTTGTTGATGCACTTGCTGGGGCAGAACAGCCGAGTGTTGCGCAAGAATTTTTTAGAGAGCTGGTTACACCACAGGAGTTTCCTAGAG ATTATGTgggatttattaaaaagataatgaaaTTGATGCAACATAAATATCCCAGTATTAAAAAGCTGGAGGTAGAATTGAGACAACTGGAAGAGCCAATTACTCTTCCAAGCAGGCCtt CTACTGGTCACTTACTATTCACACTTCCTCCCTCTGAGAAAGTTATGTGGAGATCAG tatCTACAGACGAAACCATTATGGGTCAAGTGATTGAGTTAACAGTAGAAAAAGTTTTGGAACTTATTGAGTCTGCCTATCCGAATCCAGTTACTGTAGTTGATATGGCGAG ggAACATGGATGGGAGCCATCAGCTGTGGAGGCTAAATTAAATGAGCTTCAAGAGAAGGGACTTGTTAAAGCAATGGATCATGGAGCTTACACACGTGTTGTCCATGAAGATACTCATATTCAA gtGGTGAAGCAGATGCCAACGGTGGCGAAACAACCCACTATAGCTATTATAACAGCTCAATACTGTGAAAAACTTGCTGTGGATTCATTGATTGAGAATAAGGAAACCTTTGTCCGCTACACCACTGTTG GAGAATCAAATGTATATACTTTGGGCAATATCGGTACACATAGGATTGTGTGCACTAAATTGCCAACTGTGGGACACACCAGGGAAGCAATGACCGCAGCTGGCAACACTACCACTAGATTGTTAG GTACATTCCAAAAAGTGGATTTCGTCTTTCTTGTCGGAGTTGGTGGTGGTGTCCCTCATTATACAGATTATAATAAACACGTGCGGCTGGGTGATATAGTGATATCGCATCCGACGCCGCTCAATAAGAAATATGCGTATATTTATTGTGAAAGTGCTAAGATGAACGAAAATGGGAGCTATCATTTTGAAACCAAAGAATATTGTCCTCCAAATCTTGGTCTTCAAGAAATTGCAGCCAATCTCAAGAAACAA GCTGAAAACGAAGCATTTCCGCCATGGCAAACGTATATGAAAGAAGGTCTGCAAAATCTGGTCAATCAATCGGAACACGATTTTAACGCACCACCACCAGAATCTGACAAGCTGTACATGGCGATTGGAGAAAGGGATGTCATCGAAGTATCTCATCCAATCGCACCTCAagattctataaataaaag AATTGATGGATCCTCGCGAATTCATTTAGCGCCTGTAGCATCCGGTCGACAAGTTGCACGAGATGATCAACTTAGGCAAAAGTTTGCCACCCGATTCGGCGCGCTTGCATTTGACGCCGAAATGGATGCAGTCGTAGAGAGCATTTTGGGTAATTGTCGCGAGAATTTCGTTGTAATCCGCGGGATTGCCGATTACAAAGATGGTACTCGAATTAAAGAATGGCAGCCTTATGCAGCGTTGGCGGCAGCCAGTGTAATGAAAGCTATAATCTGTGCTATGGATCCACCTACTAATGACTAA
- the LOC105195713 gene encoding uncharacterized protein LOC105195713 isoform X1 encodes MGEKTEHIVMTPKCKTANSTTLIIERQALEPPTENGNENNVHIAGGDHKGIVINKQAVAVTNGEGQPAQLCLQFRVFLVSAQTGKHTQEQRTLQFWFVDALAGAEQPSVAQEFFRELVTPQEFPRDYVGFIKKIMKLMQHKYPSIKKLEVELRQLEEPITLPSRPSTGHLLFTLPPSEKVMWRSVSTDETIMGQVIELTVEKVLELIESAYPNPVTVVDMAREHGWEPSAVEAKLNELQEKGLVKAMDHGAYTRVVHEDTHIQVVKQMPTVAKQPTIAIITAQYCEKLAVDSLIENKETFVRYTTVGTASSPDTIDGVPRVICRFGESNVYTLGNIGTHRIVCTKLPTVGHTREAMTAAGNTTTRLLGTFQKVDFVFLVGVGGGVPHYTDYNKHVRLGDIVISHPTPLNKKYAYIYCESAKMNENGSYHFETKEYCPPNLGLQEIAANLKKQAENEAFPPWQTYMKEGLQNLVNQSEHDFNAPPPESDKLYMAIGERDVIEVSHPIAPQDSINKRIDGSSRIHLAPVASGRQVARDDQLRQKFATRFGALAFDAEMDAVVESILGNCRENFVVIRGIADYKDGTRIKEWQPYAALAAASVMKAIICAMDPPTND; translated from the exons ATGGGCGAGAAGACTG AGCACATCGTAATGACGCCCAAGTGCAAGACTGCGAACTCTACGACGCTGATAATCGAAAGGCAGGCTCTGGAGCCCCCAACGGAGAACGGGAACGAGAACAACGTTCACATCGCCGGCGGGGATCACAAAGGAATCGTTATCAACAAGCAGGCTGTAGCCG TAACAAACGGCGAGGGTCAGCCTGCCCAACTGTGCCTGCAATTCAGAGTGTTCCTGGTAAGTGCGCAAACAGGAAAGCACACACAGGAACAAAGGACCCTTCAGTTTTGGTTTGTTGATGCACTTGCTGGGGCAGAACAGCCGAGTGTTGCGCAAGAATTTTTTAGAGAGCTGGTTACACCACAGGAGTTTCCTAGAG ATTATGTgggatttattaaaaagataatgaaaTTGATGCAACATAAATATCCCAGTATTAAAAAGCTGGAGGTAGAATTGAGACAACTGGAAGAGCCAATTACTCTTCCAAGCAGGCCtt CTACTGGTCACTTACTATTCACACTTCCTCCCTCTGAGAAAGTTATGTGGAGATCAG tatCTACAGACGAAACCATTATGGGTCAAGTGATTGAGTTAACAGTAGAAAAAGTTTTGGAACTTATTGAGTCTGCCTATCCGAATCCAGTTACTGTAGTTGATATGGCGAG ggAACATGGATGGGAGCCATCAGCTGTGGAGGCTAAATTAAATGAGCTTCAAGAGAAGGGACTTGTTAAAGCAATGGATCATGGAGCTTACACACGTGTTGTCCATGAAGATACTCATATTCAA gtGGTGAAGCAGATGCCAACGGTGGCGAAACAACCCACTATAGCTATTATAACAGCTCAATACTGTGAAAAACTTGCTGTGGATTCATTGATTGAGAATAAGGAAACCTTTGTCCGCTACACCACTGTTG GTACCGCAAGCTCACCAGACACGATAGACGGGGTTCCGCGAGTGATATGCCGTTTTG GAGAATCAAATGTATATACTTTGGGCAATATCGGTACACATAGGATTGTGTGCACTAAATTGCCAACTGTGGGACACACCAGGGAAGCAATGACCGCAGCTGGCAACACTACCACTAGATTGTTAG GTACATTCCAAAAAGTGGATTTCGTCTTTCTTGTCGGAGTTGGTGGTGGTGTCCCTCATTATACAGATTATAATAAACACGTGCGGCTGGGTGATATAGTGATATCGCATCCGACGCCGCTCAATAAGAAATATGCGTATATTTATTGTGAAAGTGCTAAGATGAACGAAAATGGGAGCTATCATTTTGAAACCAAAGAATATTGTCCTCCAAATCTTGGTCTTCAAGAAATTGCAGCCAATCTCAAGAAACAA GCTGAAAACGAAGCATTTCCGCCATGGCAAACGTATATGAAAGAAGGTCTGCAAAATCTGGTCAATCAATCGGAACACGATTTTAACGCACCACCACCAGAATCTGACAAGCTGTACATGGCGATTGGAGAAAGGGATGTCATCGAAGTATCTCATCCAATCGCACCTCAagattctataaataaaag AATTGATGGATCCTCGCGAATTCATTTAGCGCCTGTAGCATCCGGTCGACAAGTTGCACGAGATGATCAACTTAGGCAAAAGTTTGCCACCCGATTCGGCGCGCTTGCATTTGACGCCGAAATGGATGCAGTCGTAGAGAGCATTTTGGGTAATTGTCGCGAGAATTTCGTTGTAATCCGCGGGATTGCCGATTACAAAGATGGTACTCGAATTAAAGAATGGCAGCCTTATGCAGCGTTGGCGGCAGCCAGTGTAATGAAAGCTATAATCTGTGCTATGGATCCACCTACTAATGACTAA